One window from the genome of Acidihalobacter ferrooxydans encodes:
- a CDS encoding ribonucleotide-diphosphate reductase subunit beta, which produces MLNWDDPLTPAAARQPASALPTNAADAPTGTPTEPPAAAPTLGARPVRAEDKRIVNGMADINQLAPFKYPWAWKYFLNANKNHWTPLDINMAQDVHDYHHKLTVEERHVYENVLAYLTTADILAMRNVAIAVMEKMSAPELQIYQARQAYEEALHTWTYQHCIETIGLDQGEIYNRYRVVPEINAKIRMTQQRLDAVCSADIDLHDREQLHTFLMSYIFFAAVFEGSWFYNGFSPIFALQRRGLMKGTAEQLQYIMRDEVMHASFGIRVAKQLMQEENIRPDPQALRDMWDQAEACETGYASYILRDPILGYSADLHVEQFRYVANRRAAQLGLEEVPFPGAEAALPWLDEQANLRKEKNFFETRVTEYQTGGALSWD; this is translated from the coding sequence ATGCTGAACTGGGACGACCCACTGACCCCTGCCGCCGCCCGCCAGCCCGCCAGCGCCCTGCCCACCAACGCCGCCGACGCACCGACCGGCACACCGACCGAACCCCCCGCTGCCGCACCGACACTCGGCGCCAGGCCCGTGCGCGCCGAAGACAAACGCATCGTCAACGGCATGGCCGACATCAACCAGCTCGCCCCGTTCAAATACCCCTGGGCGTGGAAATACTTCCTCAACGCCAACAAGAATCACTGGACGCCGCTGGACATCAACATGGCGCAAGACGTTCACGACTACCACCACAAACTCACCGTCGAAGAACGCCACGTCTACGAAAACGTACTCGCCTACCTCACCACGGCCGACATACTCGCTATGCGCAACGTCGCCATCGCCGTGATGGAAAAGATGAGCGCCCCGGAGTTGCAAATCTATCAGGCGCGCCAGGCCTATGAAGAAGCCCTGCACACCTGGACCTACCAGCACTGCATCGAAACCATCGGCCTCGACCAGGGCGAAATCTACAACCGCTACCGCGTCGTGCCCGAAATCAACGCCAAAATCCGCATGACACAGCAGCGCCTCGACGCCGTATGCAGCGCCGACATCGACCTGCACGACCGCGAACAGCTGCACACCTTCCTCATGTCCTATATCTTCTTCGCCGCCGTGTTCGAAGGCAGCTGGTTCTACAACGGCTTCAGCCCCATCTTCGCCCTCCAGCGCCGCGGCCTCATGAAAGGCACCGCCGAACAACTGCAATACATCATGCGCGACGAAGTCATGCACGCCAGCTTCGGCATCCGCGTCGCCAAGCAACTCATGCAGGAAGAAAACATCCGCCCCGACCCCCAAGCCCTGCGCGACATGTGGGACCAGGCCGAAGCCTGCGAGACAGGCTACGCCAGCTACATCCTGCGCGACCCCATCCTCGGCTATTCCGCCGACCTCCACGTCGAACAGTTCCGCTACGTCGCCAACCGCCGCGCCGCACAACTCGGGCTGGAAGAAGTCCCCTTCCCCGGCGCCGAAGCCGCCCTACCCTGGCTCGACGAACAAGCCAATCTGCGTAAGGAAAAGAATTTCTTCGAAACGCGGGTGACGGAGTATCAGACGGGGGGGGCGTTGAGTTGGGATTGA
- a CDS encoding IS110 family transposase codes for MKEDSANQTSAPIVTERYAAYVGLDVHKDTIAVAVALPGRDEPLYRGEIAHEPKKVSRWLDRLSAEFEGALLQFCYEAGPCGYGLYRRLVAAGHDCQVVAPSLIPKKAGERVKTDRRDALKLARLLRAGELTPVWVPDAEQEAMRDLTRARDDMKGQERKARQQLNGFLLRHGHHWPTGKTRWTATHFNWMASIRFEQPWLQVVLQEYIDAVKAASRRVADLTAQLMQALPNWSLAPVVDALVALRGIDTLAAIVLLAELGDISRFESPKQLMAYLGRVPSEHSSGGRRRQGAITLTGNAHARRMLVECAWSYRFPARQTMHLKRKAKAAPEQAKAIAWRAQKRLCGRYRTLTQAGKNVKRVCVAIARELAGFIWDIVRQEMPRLGAGNGMVAR; via the coding sequence ATGAAAGAGGATAGCGCAAACCAGACTTCGGCACCGATCGTGACGGAGCGATATGCCGCCTACGTCGGACTGGACGTTCACAAGGACACGATTGCGGTGGCGGTCGCCCTGCCAGGGCGCGATGAACCCCTGTACCGGGGAGAGATCGCCCATGAGCCGAAGAAGGTGAGCCGATGGCTGGATCGCCTGAGCGCCGAGTTCGAGGGCGCCTTGTTGCAGTTTTGCTATGAGGCCGGCCCGTGTGGTTACGGATTGTATCGGCGGCTGGTCGCGGCGGGGCATGACTGTCAGGTGGTGGCGCCTTCGCTGATTCCGAAGAAGGCGGGCGAGCGGGTCAAGACCGACCGGCGTGATGCGCTGAAGCTGGCGCGGCTGTTACGGGCTGGCGAACTGACGCCGGTGTGGGTGCCGGACGCCGAGCAGGAAGCGATGCGGGATCTGACGCGGGCGCGGGACGACATGAAGGGTCAGGAGCGCAAGGCACGCCAGCAGCTCAACGGATTTTTGTTGCGCCACGGGCATCACTGGCCCACGGGCAAGACACGCTGGACGGCGACCCACTTCAACTGGATGGCATCGATCCGCTTCGAACAACCCTGGCTGCAGGTGGTGCTGCAGGAGTACATCGACGCGGTCAAGGCCGCCTCTCGACGCGTGGCCGATCTTACCGCCCAATTGATGCAGGCCCTGCCGAACTGGTCATTGGCCCCGGTGGTGGATGCGCTGGTGGCCTTGCGCGGCATCGACACACTGGCCGCCATCGTGCTGTTGGCGGAGCTTGGCGATATCAGCCGCTTCGAGTCACCCAAACAGCTCATGGCCTACCTGGGGCGGGTGCCGAGTGAACACAGCAGCGGCGGCCGACGACGCCAGGGCGCGATCACCCTGACCGGCAATGCCCATGCGCGCCGCATGCTGGTGGAGTGTGCCTGGAGCTATCGGTTCCCGGCGCGTCAGACGATGCACCTCAAACGCAAGGCCAAAGCGGCCCCGGAACAGGCCAAGGCGATCGCCTGGCGGGCACAGAAAAGACTCTGTGGCCGCTACCGCACCCTGACCCAGGCGGGCAAGAACGTCAAACGGGTGTGCGTGGCGATCGCCCGTGAGCTGGCCGGCTTCATCTGGGACATCGTGCGCCAGGAGATGCCCCGCCTCGGGGCCGGGAACGGCATGGTGGCACGATGA
- a CDS encoding IS630 family transposase, producing MRVAPVIELDADEEKRLRQLKNSNTASVREARRAAIVLLAARGMNNHEIAQALNIGRVQVGRWRRRYAQGALAAIHRDRPRGGRPKTVDEAEIVRLTTQTRPANATHWSTRSMAVRTGVSEASIRRVWQAHGLKPHRIETFKVSRDPRFIEKLEDVVGLYLNPPAHALVLCCDEKSQVQALDRTQPGLPLKKGRAATMTHDYKRHGTTTLFAALNVLDGTVIGQCQARHQHVEWLKFLRQIERETPRDKALHLICDNYATHKHPKVKQWLAKHPRFHIHFTPTSASWLNRVERFFRDITTQQLRRGVFTSVPELIHAIEDSIAEHNRQPKSFIWTASANDILQKVVRANRRLSSKQNDALH from the coding sequence ATGAGAGTAGCCCCGGTGATTGAGTTGGACGCCGACGAAGAGAAGCGGCTGAGACAGTTGAAGAATTCCAATACGGCCAGTGTGCGCGAAGCGCGTCGTGCGGCGATTGTGTTGCTTGCCGCGCGCGGGATGAACAACCATGAGATTGCTCAGGCGTTGAATATCGGACGCGTGCAAGTGGGTCGCTGGCGCAGGCGTTATGCGCAAGGAGCACTGGCGGCCATTCATCGGGATCGCCCGCGGGGCGGGCGTCCCAAGACGGTGGACGAGGCCGAGATCGTGCGCCTGACCACGCAGACCCGGCCTGCTAACGCCACCCATTGGAGCACGCGGTCCATGGCGGTGCGCACCGGTGTCAGCGAGGCGAGCATTCGTCGGGTGTGGCAAGCGCATGGCCTCAAGCCGCACCGCATCGAGACGTTCAAGGTCTCGCGCGACCCGCGGTTTATCGAAAAGCTTGAAGACGTGGTCGGGCTGTATCTGAATCCGCCCGCGCACGCGCTGGTGCTCTGCTGTGACGAGAAAAGTCAGGTCCAGGCCTTGGACCGTACCCAACCGGGCCTGCCTTTGAAGAAAGGCCGTGCCGCGACGATGACCCATGACTACAAGCGTCATGGCACCACCACCTTGTTCGCGGCGCTCAACGTGCTCGATGGTACCGTGATCGGTCAATGTCAGGCGCGTCATCAGCATGTCGAATGGCTGAAGTTCCTGCGCCAGATCGAGCGCGAGACGCCCCGGGACAAGGCGCTGCATCTGATCTGCGACAACTACGCTACGCACAAGCATCCGAAAGTGAAACAGTGGCTGGCCAAGCACCCACGCTTTCACATCCACTTCACGCCCACCTCCGCGTCCTGGCTCAACAGGGTGGAGCGCTTCTTTCGTGACATCACCACCCAGCAACTGCGCCGTGGCGTGTTCACCAGCGTACCGGAACTGATCCACGCGATTGAGGACTCTATCGCTGAGCATAATCGGCAACCGAAATCATTCATCTGGACGGCCAGTGCCAATGACATCCTCCAGAAGGTAGTCCGCGCCAATCGGCGCTTAAGTTCCAAACAGAATGACGCACTACACTAG
- a CDS encoding IS4 family transposase, giving the protein MYTGKLVFAQAIDHLPLHTLRRCIQLYNGNRHVKRFSCQDQYRCMAFAQLTYRESLRDIEACLNAQSNKLYHMGIRSRIARSTLAEANEKRDWRIYADFAQSLIQIARRLYADEDLGLELDNTVYALDASTIDLCLSVFPWAHFRQTKAAVKLHTLLDLRGNIPSFIHISDGKLHDVNVLDLLLPEPGAFYIVDRGYTDFERLHQLHQALAFFVIRAKSNLQFRRVYSRPVDKQTGLRCDQTIALTGVRSARHYPDPLRRIKYYDAETDKRLVFLTNNFTIPAITVTDLYRYRWQVELFFKWIKQHLRIKSFFGTSENAVKTQVWIAVSVYVLVAIIKKRLDIPASLYSILQILSLTIFETMPLNQLLTEDDPDMTHSDPHNQLNLFE; this is encoded by the coding sequence ATGTACACAGGAAAACTCGTGTTCGCACAGGCGATAGATCACCTGCCTTTGCACACACTGCGGCGCTGCATTCAGCTCTACAACGGCAACCGGCACGTCAAACGCTTCAGCTGTCAGGATCAGTACCGATGCATGGCCTTTGCACAGCTCACCTACCGGGAGAGCCTGCGCGACATCGAGGCCTGCCTCAACGCCCAGAGCAACAAGCTCTACCACATGGGCATCCGTTCTCGCATCGCGCGCAGCACACTGGCCGAGGCCAACGAGAAGCGCGACTGGCGCATCTACGCCGACTTTGCTCAGTCACTGATCCAGATCGCCCGGCGACTGTATGCCGACGAGGACCTTGGCCTCGAACTCGACAACACGGTCTACGCGCTCGATGCCTCCACCATCGATCTCTGCTTGTCCGTATTCCCCTGGGCGCATTTCCGGCAAACCAAGGCCGCCGTCAAGCTACACACGTTGCTCGATCTACGCGGCAATATCCCTTCGTTCATCCATATCTCCGACGGCAAGCTTCACGATGTGAATGTGCTCGACCTTCTACTGCCAGAGCCCGGCGCCTTCTACATCGTGGATCGTGGCTATACGGACTTCGAGCGTCTGCATCAGCTTCACCAGGCGTTGGCATTTTTCGTCATTCGCGCCAAGTCCAACCTGCAGTTCCGGCGGGTGTACTCCCGCCCCGTGGACAAACAGACCGGTCTGCGTTGCGATCAAACCATCGCGCTCACTGGTGTCCGCAGCGCCCGGCACTACCCGGACCCACTTCGTCGCATCAAGTACTACGACGCAGAGACCGACAAACGGCTGGTCTTTCTGACCAACAACTTCACGATCCCGGCGATCACCGTAACGGATCTCTACCGGTACCGCTGGCAGGTGGAGCTGTTCTTCAAATGGATCAAGCAGCACCTGCGCATCAAGTCGTTCTTCGGCACGTCAGAAAATGCGGTCAAGACGCAAGTCTGGATCGCCGTCTCCGTCTATGTCCTGGTCGCCATCATCAAGAAGCGACTCGATATCCCGGCCAGTCTCTACTCGATCCTACAGATTTTGAGCCTGACCATTTTCGAAACAATGCCCCTGAATCAATTGCTTACAGAGGATGACCCCGATATGACTCATTCCGACCCCCATAACCAGTTGAATTTATTTGAATAA